The nucleotide window CGGCTGCTTTAACTTCTGTAATTGAGGAAGCTTCTCCTCTTACTCAGGATATGAAAGTATACTATGACGGAAAAGATTATACAAGTGATAATTATAAAAAAGCTCAGGAATTTCACACAAAATTTTTGGCAATAGTGAAAAAGTATAATGAAGCTGTAGTACCTTTCAGAGCTGCGATGGATAAAAAAGTAGCTGAACAGAGAGAAAAAGAAATGAAAATGCTTCAAAAAGAAGGAAGAAAAATCAGTTACAATAAAATGATGGTTTTAAGTGTTTCTGAAGAAATATTGGCTGAAATAAAAAAACAGAAGTTAAACGGAGCAAACTTTACAACAGGAGATGTTTCAAAATTTAAACCTTTACAAGAAAAACTTATTAATGCAGTGTCTGAATTTCAAAATTCTGTAAACGATGAAGCACAGTTGAAAAAAGAAGGTTATGCGAGTCATACATTAAGCAGTTTTTTAAGTGAAGCCACAGAGTTTAAAGCAACTACAGCTACTTTCATAGAAAGAATAGAAAATAAGAAAAAAGTGGATGACTTTAAATTAAGTAATTCTTTCTTCCTTGAAACTGATAACGGAACACCTGAAAATGTTATAAGAAGTTTTAATGAACTTGTGAGAGAGTACAATCGTTCAAACAGATAATTTTCAAGAAAGGAAATAGGATAAAATGAGAAAAATATTAATATTGATAACGATTTTAGCTGCGTTATTAATATCTTGCGGGAAAAAGAAACTGACGAAAGAGCAACAGCATAAAATGGTATACGGTGCAGTATTGCTCACGAGAAATGATTTTCCTTATGACAGATTGCCTGATAAAAAGGATTGTGATAAATGCAGTGTTGAAGTGTTAAGCAGAGATTGGGATATAACTGACAAAAAGTCTGCAACAGAAACTCTTGACATATTATTAGACGAAGGGACAAGAGGAGAAGTGGATTTGATTCTTCCCGAGTTGAAATCTCCGAATGCTTTAAGCGGAGAGTATGCGGAAGTAGCTGCTACGTATAACAACATAAGAGATGCCCTTGTAAATGATTACGGATATACAAAAGAAGAAGTAGACAATGTAAAAACTATAAGTGCATGGGATTATGACAGATTGATAAATGTAGCCAGATTTGCTTATGATGCGGGTTATATAACGGAAGAGGAAATGTGGTCTTATATCGACAAAACTGTAGTAAAAGCAAGAAATGACTATGATAGCTGGAAAAGTTATTTTGCAGGGGTTATGTTAGGAAGAGGTATAACTTTTTCAAATAATTTTTCAGAAAATAAAATCGTAGCCGACAAACTTCTAAAAGACAAAAACAGCCCTTATAATAAATTTTCTTTTAAATAAGGACTTTAAATAAAAGAGTTTTCAAATCAGGAATAAAATATAACCTTAAAATTTTTCGGATTATATTTTAAAATTTTCTGATTAAAAGCTCTTTTTTTGTTAAAATTATTTTTTGAAAAAAATATTTATAATCTGTAAAGCACAGTATGTTATTCCACTTGCGATTACGGGGCCTGCAGCAACACCTCTCATAAATACAACACCTATTATTGTGCCGAAAACGAGAGCAACGGTTATTTCAGGCTGTCCCGAAAGAAGATTTACTCCTCTTGCTGAAAGCAGAGAAACTCCTATTCCACTTAATATGGCAACCCATCCTATGGGAGATTTGAAAGCATTTAACAAATCAAGAAATCCTATTTCTTTTGTAGCAATAGGAATTAAAATTGCTACAGTAATTATAAGAACTCCCCAATTTATACCTTTTGTTTTAAATTGAAACATGACTTTTTCAGTAAAAGGCAATAATTTTAGAATTATTACAAATATTGTTGCTATTATTATAGAATGATTTTTTGAAATGATCCCGATAAATAAAATTAATCCTAAAAATAATAAACTTTCGTCCATTTTTTGTTTCCTTTCTTTTTCATATGTAAATATACTATATTGTAGCGAAAAAAAGGAAATATATCAATAGAAAAAAATCGTTATTTAAAGGTTAAATTTAGAGAATAATTTAGAATTGTTGTTTTATTAATAAAAAACAAATGTTTTTTAATAGCGTTTTATAATTTTCTTGTATGTGCTATAAAGCCTTGTATTTAAGAGATTTAAAGGCATGTTTGTAATTTGATTAAAAACAATCTGAAAATTAAATGTTGATTTTTGTATACATATTTGCTATAATTTTATAAGATAAAATAAAGGTAACTAAAAGTAATGTTTTATACAAAAAATAAGGAGGAAAAATGAGAAAACAAATAATACTGTTGATGAGCATAATAGCAGTATCATCAGTAAGTTATGCAGCACCGCAGAAGAGCTTGGAACAAAGTTTGAATGCGATAGAGTCAAAATTTAATGATTTACTAGAAAAAGAAGCACAAAAGAAAAGAGAGTTTGAAGCACAGAAAGCACAACTGGAAGCAGAAGTTGAAGACTTGAAAGCAAAAGAACAGGGGAAAGAAAAACTGTTTGAAAAGCTGAAAAAGGATTCGGAAGTAAGATGGTTAAGAGACAAGTATAAACAGGTTCTTAACAATTACGACACATACTATAAAAACATAGCAAAAATGATAAGAGAAAAAGAGCAGAAGATAAGTGAATTAGAAGCAATGTTATCAGTGATGAATTAGGAGGGAAGTAATGAAAAAGATAGTAATGTTGGGCTTACTTGCGATAGGAAGTATAGTAATGGCAGAGAGTGCACAGGACGTATTAAGAAAAGCAAGAGAAGACTATTATAGACAACAAAAAGAGGCATCAAGACCTGTAAGAGAAGAAAAAGTAAAAGAAAAGAAAGTGTTAAGAAGAGAAACAGCTGAAGGGAATGTACAGGAAGTGACATTGGATGTAGAAGAAGAAGTGGTAGAAGAAGTAAAACCAAAGACACCGATGGAAAAACTGGAGTACAATGCAGCAAAGGCAAAAGACAGAGTGGACTTTTACGAAAGAGTAGTGAGAAGTGTAGAAAGAGAAGAAAAAGAATTAAACGGATATAATGAAGTAATAGGCAAGAAAAAGAAAGTAAAGAAAGTAGTAGAGAAAAAAGTAAGAGAGCCTAAGAAAGTAAATAAGAAGAAATAGGAGGAAGCAATGAAAGTGAGAAAAGCGATAGGGTTGTTGGCAGGATTAGTACTGTTAATGACACAAATAAGTTACAGTGACCCTGCAGTGGACAGATTATTGAGAGAAGCGAGAAAGAGACAGGCAGAGGAAGCGAAGCAGGAGAAGGTAGAAGAAGTGACAGTGGAAGAAACACCTGTTACAACAGAAACACCAAACAGTATACAAAAGAGAGCGGCAGAAATAAAAGAGAATCACAAAGTAAAAAAAGTCAAGAAATGAAGATGAAAAAAGATGCCCAGATGCAAAAGAAAGCAGAAATGAGAGCAAATAAGGCAAGACAGAAGAACATGACAGAAAGTGAAAAGATGAATGTAGAAATACAGAGAATCAAAAAAAGAGTGGATGAAATAAACAACAATATAGAAACATTCCACAAAACAAATGAAGCGTTAGAGAAAATGGAAGAGAGACTGGAAGGTATACAAAGTAAAATGAAGTAGTATTTACTTTTTGAAAAAAGGTAGCGAAAAAACAACTAACCTACTTTTTTAGGAAAAAAGTAACAAAAAATTGCTCAACACAAATTTTACATACTCAAAAATGCCCGTTCGCTATGAAAACAAAAAGGATGTTTTCATGACACTCACTAACACATTTTTCACGTTGTAAAATTATGATGTTGAGGGAAAAATATAATATAAAGAAAGGAGAGGGATTTAAGAATAAGAAAAATCCCTGGAGTAAAATATATGAAAAAGATAGCAATAGCATTAGGATTGGGAGCATTGGCAGTATCATGTACAAATGCAAAGTTGGTAAACTACAATACAGATAGATTAGACAATATAGAAGCATATTTGAAAGAAAATAAATTTGTAAAACCTTCGGATAATTTGGAGAAATTGAAAAATGAAGGACAAATAGAATATACGACACAATATAAGTCATTGGAAAGAGAGGCAGACGCATGGAAAGAAAGTCAAGAGCAATAATATTAATGATGTTGTTATTGTTAGTTTCTATTCCGACGTTAGCATTTAGAAAATTGACGACAACACAGATAAGAGAGAACAGTATAAGAATAAATGCATTGGAATTGGATGAAATAGACATAACGAAAGTAAAAGGACCGAAAGAAGTAACGGTAGTATTGGATGAAAGATCATTGTTATTTGACTTTGATAAATCTAACGTGAAACCTCAATATTACGGAATACTTCAAAACTTGAAAGAGTATATAGAAGTAAACGACTATGATGTAACAATCATAGGACATACAGACTCTAAAGGAACAAACGAATACAATATGAAACTTGGAATGAGAAGAGCGGAAAGTGTAAAAGCAAAGATGATAGAGTTTGGAGTGCCTGCAAGCAGAATAGTGGGAGTAGAATCAAGAGGAGAAGAAGAACCTGTAGCAACAAATGATACAGCAGAAGGAAGAGCATTGAACAGAAGAATAGAATTTAAACTTGTGAGAAAAAATTAATAAACAAGAATAAAATCTATTGAAAA belongs to Pseudoleptotrichia goodfellowii and includes:
- a CDS encoding YiiG family protein codes for the protein MKKFLIAVSMLLILISCGKGKAKDSKSNPFDNLNQGGTKKEVNEVEKYNMYVGIYNDLLNFEDDVNDYFEDAGDKEQFQKPSGSVDASFSDLTSLIKKMKEAVSAKPAMAELDKSTAALTSVIEEASPLTQDMKVYYDGKDYTSDNYKKAQEFHTKFLAIVKKYNEAVVPFRAAMDKKVAEQREKEMKMLQKEGRKISYNKMMVLSVSEEILAEIKKQKLNGANFTTGDVSKFKPLQEKLINAVSEFQNSVNDEAQLKKEGYASHTLSSFLSEATEFKATTATFIERIENKKKVDDFKLSNSFFLETDNGTPENVIRSFNELVREYNRSNR
- a CDS encoding DUF1266 domain-containing protein, which translates into the protein MRKILILITILAALLISCGKKKLTKEQQHKMVYGAVLLTRNDFPYDRLPDKKDCDKCSVEVLSRDWDITDKKSATETLDILLDEGTRGEVDLILPELKSPNALSGEYAEVAATYNNIRDALVNDYGYTKEEVDNVKTISAWDYDRLINVARFAYDAGYITEEEMWSYIDKTVVKARNDYDSWKSYFAGVMLGRGITFSNNFSENKIVADKLLKDKNSPYNKFSFK
- a CDS encoding DUF441 domain-containing protein, which produces MDESLLFLGLILFIGIISKNHSIIIATIFVIILKLLPFTEKVMFQFKTKGINWGVLIITVAILIPIATKEIGFLDLLNAFKSPIGWVAILSGIGVSLLSARGVNLLSGQPEITVALVFGTIIGVVFMRGVAAGPVIASGITYCALQIINIFFKK
- a CDS encoding adhesion protein FadA, with translation MRKQIILLMSIIAVSSVSYAAPQKSLEQSLNAIESKFNDLLEKEAQKKREFEAQKAQLEAEVEDLKAKEQGKEKLFEKLKKDSEVRWLRDKYKQVLNNYDTYYKNIAKMIREKEQKISELEAMLSVMN
- a CDS encoding OmpA family protein, whose product is MGKRGRRMERKSRAIILMMLLLLVSIPTLAFRKLTTTQIRENSIRINALELDEIDITKVKGPKEVTVVLDERSLLFDFDKSNVKPQYYGILQNLKEYIEVNDYDVTIIGHTDSKGTNEYNMKLGMRRAESVKAKMIEFGVPASRIVGVESRGEEEPVATNDTAEGRALNRRIEFKLVRKN